In the uncultured Methanobacterium sp. genome, one interval contains:
- a CDS encoding glycosyltransferase family 4 protein, with product MTSMTKILFIHNTAMWYRIPFFKDLDQEYAIDYIFTHMQVSKDIYGLENPDNIGGMEDIKHIILPNHVGIAWGILKKAFQDYDLMVGGSWDSIPEIMESVYCYGVAWIRRKPIILWREDWAWEDTSLKSKLIQPLVKWIVRTSSAIVVPGSKHREYFIQLGADQEKIFLMPNASNQTIHEDDPGKARKLREKMDLNNKKILLYVGRLIQRKGVQYLIQALKKIETEDIMLLILGDGDYKDELQGMVNELGLENKVIFTGKVSQEELASYYITSDLVVVPSITHGIGDPWVLVLNEAMQFRKPVIATDAVGAASDMITECENGFIVPEKDVPALTRAINTILEDDKLRLEMGQKSFEIIQEGFGYSNMVEGFQKAVNYSLKNEK from the coding sequence ATGACCTCCATGACCAAAATATTATTCATTCATAATACAGCTATGTGGTACAGAATCCCCTTTTTCAAAGACCTTGACCAGGAATACGCTATAGATTATATTTTTACCCACATGCAGGTTTCAAAAGATATCTACGGCCTGGAAAATCCGGATAATATTGGAGGCATGGAAGATATCAAACACATCATTCTCCCTAATCATGTAGGAATAGCATGGGGAATCCTTAAAAAAGCATTCCAGGACTATGACCTCATGGTGGGGGGTAGCTGGGATAGCATCCCTGAAATAATGGAGAGTGTCTACTGTTATGGGGTGGCCTGGATACGAAGAAAACCCATCATCCTCTGGAGAGAAGATTGGGCCTGGGAAGACACATCCTTAAAATCCAAACTAATCCAGCCACTGGTAAAGTGGATTGTAAGAACTTCCAGTGCCATTGTGGTGCCTGGAAGTAAACACCGGGAATATTTCATCCAACTGGGCGCCGACCAGGAAAAAATCTTCCTGATGCCTAATGCCAGTAACCAGACCATTCATGAAGATGATCCCGGAAAAGCCAGGAAACTGCGGGAAAAAATGGACTTAAACAATAAAAAGATCCTCCTGTATGTGGGTAGGTTGATTCAAAGGAAGGGAGTTCAGTACCTGATTCAAGCCCTCAAAAAAATCGAAACGGAAGATATAATGCTTTTGATTTTAGGAGACGGGGATTATAAAGATGAACTCCAAGGCATGGTTAATGAGCTGGGACTGGAAAACAAGGTCATCTTCACCGGGAAAGTATCACAGGAAGAACTGGCATCATATTACATTACCAGCGATCTGGTGGTGGTGCCTTCTATAACCCATGGAATTGGTGATCCCTGGGTACTGGTATTGAATGAAGCCATGCAATTTAGGAAACCAGTAATTGCCACTGATGCAGTTGGTGCAGCCAGTGATATGATCACAGAATGTGAAAATGGATTCATTGTTCCGGAAAAGGATGTACCTGCACTGACCAGGGCAATAAACACCATTCTGGAAGATGACAAATTAAGGCTTGAAATGGGCCAAAAATCATTTGAAATTATCCAAGAAGGATTCGGCTACAGTAATATGGTAGAAGGATTTCAGAAAGCGGTTAATTATTCCTTAAAAAATGAAAAATAA
- a CDS encoding glycosyltransferase family 4 protein — MKILQTPVRFYPFIGGVENYVYRLSEELVKMGHQVKIICANEPHSPKEETFNNIDVIRLPYIAKIANTNITPTLPFTIPREDFDILHTHLPTPWTADWSAFFAKLKGTPLVLNYYNDIVASGAASNIANLYNKTFLKFLLKQADRIIIIQEDYLNTSPYLSKYADKIRIVPVGVDVNRFRPLNVETEKNSIFFLSLLDDYHQYKGLDFLLNAIKIVKKDIEDIKLVVGGKGSLLEYYKSMAESLGIKRNVEFHGFIPEDKIVEYYNRSEIFALPSISSAQEGFGIVALEALACEKPVITTKIVGISDEIQKESLGTIVPPEDANALAEGIIQLLSNPDLEEMGKKGRVVVKDRFTWERVAQLTDDIYQELI; from the coding sequence ATGAAGATATTACAGACACCAGTAAGGTTTTATCCCTTCATTGGCGGGGTAGAAAACTACGTTTACCGTCTCTCAGAAGAACTGGTAAAAATGGGACACCAGGTAAAGATAATCTGTGCAAATGAGCCCCATTCACCAAAGGAAGAGACATTTAACAATATTGATGTAATCCGACTTCCTTACATAGCAAAAATTGCTAACACCAATATAACCCCCACCTTGCCATTTACAATCCCCCGGGAAGATTTCGACATTCTGCACACTCATCTACCTACACCATGGACTGCGGATTGGAGTGCATTCTTTGCCAAACTAAAAGGTACCCCCCTGGTGCTTAACTACTACAATGATATTGTGGCCAGTGGAGCTGCCAGTAACATCGCAAATTTATATAATAAAACTTTCCTAAAGTTCTTGCTTAAACAGGCCGATCGGATAATAATAATTCAAGAGGATTATCTTAATACATCACCTTATTTATCGAAATATGCTGATAAAATTAGAATTGTTCCAGTGGGAGTGGATGTGAATCGATTCAGACCTTTAAATGTGGAAACTGAAAAGAACAGTATATTTTTCCTCAGCTTACTTGATGATTATCACCAATATAAAGGTCTTGATTTTTTATTAAATGCAATAAAAATTGTGAAAAAAGATATTGAAGACATTAAATTAGTAGTTGGGGGTAAAGGGAGTTTATTAGAATATTATAAATCTATGGCAGAATCTCTTGGTATAAAACGTAATGTGGAGTTTCATGGTTTTATTCCTGAGGATAAGATCGTTGAATATTACAACCGCTCAGAAATTTTTGCTTTACCTTCCATCTCTTCTGCTCAGGAAGGATTTGGAATAGTTGCATTAGAAGCGTTGGCCTGTGAAAAACCAGTGATTACCACCAAAATAGTTGGTATCTCCGATGAGATTCAAAAAGAGAGTTTGGGAACAATAGTACCGCCGGAAGATGCAAATGCACTGGCTGAAGGTATAATTCAATTGTTATCTAACCCTGATCTAGAAGAGATGGGGAAAAAAGGTAGGGTTGTAGTGAAAGATAGGTTTACTTGGGAAAGGGTGGCTCAACTCACCGATGATATCTACCAGGAGTTAATATGA
- a CDS encoding GDP-mannose 4,6-dehydratase: MNWNGKNILITGANGFVGSYLAKELLDEGAEVYGFIRPEDMSAMEKNLIDKGIKDKLIMLEGDLTNITSLANALDVSEPDYLFHLAAQSFVELSFRKPLETQHINCIGTANLLEAVRVKDMDTKMIFAGSSEEYGMVISSEEQYQQALKSNKTIFPEPETIPELPVKESNPLRPMSPYAVSKVYGDLLMQNYHHSFGMDTVVSRAFNHEGAGRGLMFVTSVITNQIMKLKYGETDRIVIGNLNAFRDWSHVSDIIQGYLLLAAKGKSGEAYNQGSMRTNSVLSYILLGMEKAGWNINSIETIKGDKTVDNPAAINNDPVFGVNFDKTRVDQIMLEEGLEYTIQDKGINVNTDQGKVVIEFNPDRFRPAEVPMILSDNQKIQKIGAKIQYSLSDVIQDQLNYFDLKENRE, from the coding sequence ATGAACTGGAATGGAAAAAATATCCTGATAACCGGGGCAAACGGATTTGTTGGCTCATATTTGGCAAAAGAACTTTTAGATGAGGGTGCAGAAGTATATGGTTTCATCCGGCCAGAAGACATGTCAGCAATGGAAAAAAACCTGATAGACAAGGGCATCAAAGATAAATTAATAATGTTAGAGGGAGATCTAACCAATATAACCTCACTGGCCAACGCCCTTGATGTATCAGAGCCAGATTACCTTTTCCATCTGGCAGCTCAGTCCTTTGTGGAACTATCCTTCCGCAAACCCCTGGAAACCCAGCACATCAACTGTATTGGAACTGCCAACCTCCTGGAAGCAGTTCGTGTCAAGGATATGGACACCAAGATGATATTTGCCGGTTCCAGTGAAGAATACGGTATGGTTATATCCTCTGAAGAACAGTACCAGCAGGCACTTAAAAGTAACAAAACCATCTTCCCGGAACCAGAGACAATACCCGAATTACCAGTCAAAGAATCCAACCCCTTAAGACCCATGTCTCCATATGCTGTATCCAAGGTTTACGGAGATCTCCTGATGCAGAATTACCATCATTCCTTTGGCATGGATACAGTGGTGTCACGGGCATTTAACCACGAAGGTGCAGGAAGGGGTTTAATGTTCGTAACCTCAGTCATCACTAACCAGATCATGAAACTCAAATACGGGGAAACCGATCGTATTGTTATTGGAAACCTCAACGCATTTAGGGACTGGTCCCATGTATCTGATATCATCCAGGGATACCTCCTCCTGGCAGCCAAGGGTAAAAGTGGAGAGGCTTATAACCAGGGGTCCATGAGAACTAACTCCGTTCTGAGCTACATATTACTGGGAATGGAAAAAGCTGGCTGGAACATCAACAGCATTGAAACCATCAAGGGTGATAAAACTGTGGATAACCCTGCTGCCATAAATAACGATCCTGTCTTTGGTGTTAACTTTGATAAAACCAGGGTAGACCAGATCATGCTGGAAGAAGGACTGGAATACACCATCCAGGATAAGGGTATCAACGTGAACACGGACCAGGGTAAAGTTGTCATAGAGTTCAATCCAGACCGTTTCCGACCAGCAGAAGTCCCTATGATACTCTCGGATAATCAGAAAATCCAGAAGATAGGGGCAAAGATCCAGTACAGTCTAAGTGATGTTATCCAGGACCAGCTGAACTACTTTGACCTTAAAGAAAACAGGGAATAA
- a CDS encoding glycosyltransferase family 4 protein — protein sequence MKICLISNLYPPNVIGGAEITVQKTAEGLVKKGHEVLVITTSSEDYLEEVKNGVKIYRINPINVYKTYEHEEKPLYLKPIWHGIDLWNLNVYNTVKRILKVEDPDVAHINNYKGLSLSVFSAAKYFDLPVVFTAHDCSLICPRANLLHGNGQVCDNPGSACKIYFKMNKMLINGKVDVLVAPSNFIINKLRSFGFFQHTEVKKIPLGIELDDEITGKNYETINIAYMGGLSKIKGVHILIESFKELKNDNIKLHILGKGVDEEEFRMNASSDPRIIFHGYLEQKDIMKFYKKVNISVLPSICYDNSPMMIYESLMNSIPVIGSKIGGIPELIEDGYNGFLFEPGNPEELNKILKNLISNQETLKKLEKNAYQSSLQYDISNHLKLLEEIYFNLKTR from the coding sequence ATGAAGATCTGTCTAATATCAAACCTTTATCCCCCCAATGTTATTGGTGGAGCTGAAATCACAGTTCAAAAGACTGCTGAAGGTCTTGTTAAAAAAGGGCATGAAGTATTAGTAATTACTACTAGTAGTGAAGACTACTTGGAAGAAGTAAAAAATGGAGTAAAAATATACCGAATAAACCCCATTAATGTTTATAAAACCTATGAACATGAAGAAAAACCATTATATCTAAAACCCATCTGGCATGGGATAGATCTATGGAACTTAAATGTTTATAATACCGTTAAAAGGATTTTGAAAGTAGAAGATCCCGATGTTGCCCATATTAATAACTACAAAGGTCTTTCACTTTCGGTTTTTTCGGCTGCTAAATATTTTGATCTTCCAGTGGTGTTCACCGCTCATGATTGTTCACTGATATGCCCCCGTGCAAACCTGTTACATGGAAATGGCCAGGTATGTGATAATCCAGGTTCTGCGTGTAAAATCTACTTTAAAATGAACAAAATGCTCATTAATGGAAAAGTAGATGTTTTGGTTGCTCCTTCCAATTTCATTATTAATAAATTGAGGTCATTCGGATTCTTCCAGCATACTGAAGTTAAGAAAATACCATTGGGTATAGAATTGGATGATGAAATTACAGGAAAAAACTATGAAACCATTAATATCGCTTACATGGGTGGTTTGAGTAAAATTAAGGGAGTTCATATTTTAATAGAATCATTTAAAGAATTAAAGAATGATAATATCAAATTACACATTCTTGGTAAGGGAGTTGATGAGGAAGAATTCAGGATGAACGCCAGTTCAGATCCCAGAATAATTTTTCACGGCTACTTGGAACAGAAGGATATAATGAAATTTTATAAAAAAGTTAATATCAGTGTTCTTCCTTCTATATGTTATGATAACTCCCCGATGATGATTTATGAAAGTTTAATGAATAGTATCCCGGTTATAGGGAGCAAGATAGGGGGGATACCCGAGTTGATAGAAGATGGATATAATGGATTCTTATTTGAACCGGGAAACCCTGAAGAATTGAATAAAATCCTTAAAAATCTCATAAGTAACCAGGAAACCCTTAAAAAATTAGAGAAAAACGCATATCAATCCTCATTACAGTATGATATTTCCAATCACCTTAAATTACTTGAAGAAATATATTTTAATCTTAAAACCAGATAG
- a CDS encoding glycosyltransferase family 4 protein, whose protein sequence is MSEKLKIAIFHNLPSGGAKRALHGFVKYLSNSGHIVDLYVPVTANEEFLPLEDMVRDMNVFPVKKSWFRSMVYSTFSYVPAIFKPISIKNVDQTEKAIAQAINQGDYDVVFSEQDQFVMAPYFLKYIEKPTVYYCQQPPRREKILEKISEDKRKKRLFEPLIKRYINHVIDNEMNLDLKNVQYAQYIIANSYYSHESVLRSYGLNSYVSYLGVDVDIFKPLNLPREDFVLSVGTCIPPKGYDFIINSLALIHEEIRPKLMIVSNMGDEQWKDYLREMASGLGVELEILRGIDDDKLVALYNQAKMVLYAPYLEPFGLVPLEAMACGTPVVAVKEGGVRETVIHNENGFLTQRDESLFAKAVVKLLGDDGERSRLSENALELVRREWTLESAGERLVNHLKRAMEK, encoded by the coding sequence ATGTCAGAAAAATTAAAAATTGCAATTTTCCACAACCTTCCATCAGGAGGGGCAAAAAGAGCATTACACGGATTTGTCAAATATTTGTCTAATTCAGGGCATATAGTTGACTTATATGTCCCGGTCACAGCAAATGAAGAATTTCTTCCATTGGAGGATATGGTCCGGGATATGAATGTATTCCCGGTTAAAAAAAGCTGGTTCAGGTCAATGGTGTATTCTACCTTTTCCTATGTGCCAGCAATATTCAAACCAATATCCATAAAAAACGTGGACCAGACAGAAAAAGCCATCGCCCAAGCCATTAACCAGGGGGATTACGATGTGGTCTTCAGTGAACAGGACCAGTTTGTTATGGCTCCTTACTTTTTGAAATATATAGAAAAACCAACAGTTTACTACTGCCAGCAGCCACCACGGCGTGAGAAGATCCTGGAGAAGATATCTGAAGACAAGAGGAAGAAAAGATTGTTTGAGCCACTGATCAAACGATATATCAATCATGTAATCGATAATGAGATGAATCTGGACCTTAAAAACGTACAGTATGCTCAATATATCATTGCTAACTCATATTACTCCCATGAATCTGTCTTAAGATCCTACGGACTCAACTCTTATGTATCCTATTTGGGAGTGGATGTTGATATATTCAAACCGCTGAACTTACCCCGAGAAGACTTTGTCCTGTCTGTGGGTACCTGCATCCCACCCAAGGGTTACGACTTCATAATAAATTCTCTGGCACTTATTCATGAAGAAATTCGCCCTAAACTGATGATAGTCTCTAATATGGGTGATGAACAATGGAAAGATTACCTTAGGGAAATGGCATCGGGATTAGGGGTTGAACTTGAAATATTAAGAGGTATTGATGATGATAAACTGGTCGCACTATACAACCAGGCTAAAATGGTGCTCTACGCACCATACCTAGAACCATTCGGTCTGGTGCCCCTGGAAGCCATGGCCTGTGGTACGCCGGTGGTTGCAGTTAAGGAGGGTGGTGTGCGAGAAACAGTGATCCATAATGAAAATGGATTCCTAACCCAGCGAGATGAATCCTTATTTGCAAAAGCAGTGGTTAAACTACTGGGAGATGATGGGGAACGATCTAGATTATCAGAAAATGCATTGGAACTTGTTCGCAGAGAATGGACACTTGAAAGTGCCGGTGAAAGATTAGTTAATCACCTTAAACGTGCCATGGAAAAATGA
- a CDS encoding DUF2206 domain-containing protein, whose amino-acid sequence MLNRIKKCTPGQWLLCLLATLVITDILIILDVPFLRQAIPFIFFMLVPGMVLGNLLGFQKMEFLKKILINIGLSISLLIFTGLGLNILYPLINQPLSLWPVLIALNVIFVILSILDYHFNQENFDIGNIFNFKFDLGDKSLSIVLFPFIFPILAIVGTYIMNIYQNNVFIMLMFLLIPAYIVSLVIFKERVHKWSYPLSIWLVGLSLLLMHGLTSNHIIMGLEPSMYHDGLVFHAEYYCYQLTLNNFHWDINSFRNPYNACLSITIFPTILKVLTNINSEYIFKLYYGLIGSFIPLILYSIFDKYFKKQYALFAALLFTFQIFFILMIGSARQEIAILFFFLAVMVLFDEYKKGKISKKIIFLIFVFSTIVCHYSTSYVALTLLLPILGLPFLKSIVKHRKLNFENFDVIFCYLLFLLVWFILYANVQFFAGADVVASASVATSAGDAGNSSTRDALVLSVLGIGLKSLPNTLSAVVNDLIFLIMGIGLVNLLFNYIKGNKLFDSGYTLGIILSIGMLVMFLVFPSVSLMYGADRLFFQLLVFTAPLFILGVITVAKRIKKPSWKSVIFLILLTSLFITSNHLQYHFAGIPYSSEYDNTGLIRGQNYIYDQEIVGASWINQNGLKSLNVTTDSVGGPRLMLGGFDLSRGQRIIFDKQNTTMPGYLFMGYVNVREGNLYKTLDITGRWENYYYIYQNKSRIYDNSYVNIYL is encoded by the coding sequence ATGCTCAATAGAATTAAGAAATGCACACCAGGTCAATGGCTTCTATGTCTATTAGCCACTTTAGTCATTACCGATATACTAATAATTTTAGACGTACCTTTCCTTAGACAAGCCATACCATTCATATTCTTTATGCTGGTTCCAGGAATGGTATTGGGAAATTTGTTAGGATTCCAGAAAATGGAATTCCTGAAAAAAATATTAATAAACATAGGCTTAAGCATTTCTTTACTTATCTTCACAGGTTTAGGTCTAAACATCCTTTATCCACTGATAAATCAACCATTATCTCTCTGGCCAGTACTAATTGCCTTGAATGTGATTTTTGTAATACTGAGCATTCTGGACTATCACTTTAACCAGGAAAACTTCGATATAGGCAATATATTTAACTTTAAATTTGATTTAGGTGATAAATCCCTTTCAATAGTTCTGTTTCCATTTATTTTTCCCATATTGGCCATTGTGGGAACTTACATTATGAACATTTATCAGAACAACGTTTTTATAATGTTAATGTTCCTTTTGATCCCTGCATACATAGTAAGTTTGGTAATTTTCAAGGAAAGGGTCCACAAATGGAGTTATCCTCTTTCGATCTGGTTAGTTGGCCTGAGCCTCTTATTGATGCACGGATTAACATCTAACCATATTATAATGGGTTTGGAGCCGTCCATGTACCATGATGGGCTTGTATTTCACGCTGAATACTACTGTTACCAGCTTACTCTCAATAACTTTCACTGGGATATCAACAGTTTTCGAAACCCTTACAATGCCTGTTTGAGTATAACCATTTTCCCCACCATTTTAAAAGTCCTGACTAACATAAACAGTGAATACATTTTCAAGCTGTACTATGGCCTGATTGGTTCATTTATCCCCCTAATACTGTACTCCATTTTCGATAAATACTTCAAAAAACAGTATGCACTATTTGCAGCCCTTCTATTTACATTCCAAATATTTTTCATACTAATGATTGGATCTGCAAGGCAAGAAATCGCCATTTTGTTTTTCTTCCTGGCGGTAATGGTTTTATTCGATGAATACAAAAAAGGAAAAATCAGTAAAAAGATTATCTTCCTTATTTTCGTATTCTCCACCATTGTATGCCATTACAGTACATCATATGTGGCTTTAACTCTACTACTACCCATACTGGGCTTACCATTCCTAAAAAGTATTGTAAAACATCGCAAATTAAATTTTGAAAATTTTGATGTGATATTTTGCTATCTTTTATTCCTTCTGGTCTGGTTCATACTGTACGCCAATGTACAGTTCTTTGCAGGTGCAGATGTAGTGGCCAGTGCCAGTGTGGCTACCAGTGCCGGTGATGCCGGGAATTCATCCACTAGAGATGCACTGGTTTTAAGTGTTCTGGGTATTGGACTGAAATCTCTCCCTAACACATTAAGTGCAGTGGTGAATGATCTCATTTTCTTGATCATGGGCATAGGACTAGTAAATTTACTATTTAACTACATAAAAGGCAATAAACTATTTGATAGTGGATACACTCTTGGAATCATACTTTCCATTGGAATGTTGGTGATGTTCCTGGTCTTCCCATCAGTGTCTTTAATGTATGGTGCCGACCGACTGTTCTTCCAGCTATTAGTCTTCACAGCACCATTATTCATTTTAGGAGTCATAACAGTTGCTAAAAGAATTAAAAAACCCTCCTGGAAATCTGTGATCTTCTTAATTCTTTTAACATCACTCTTTATAACCAGTAACCACCTTCAATACCACTTCGCAGGTATACCATATTCATCAGAATACGACAACACTGGACTGATTAGAGGTCAAAATTACATTTATGATCAGGAAATAGTGGGTGCCAGTTGGATTAATCAGAATGGTCTTAAGAGTTTAAACGTAACCACTGACTCTGTTGGAGGTCCCAGATTAATGCTTGGTGGTTTTGATTTATCCAGAGGGCAACGGATAATATTTGATAAACAGAATACCACTATGCCAGGATATCTGTTTATGGGTTATGTGAATGTACGTGAAGGGAATCTATATAAAACCCTGGATATCACCGGAAGATGGGAAAATTATTATTACATATACCAGAATAAAAGCAGGATTTATGACAATTCATATGTAAACATATACCTATAA
- a CDS encoding glycosyltransferase family 2 protein, with product MHPEVSIILLNWNGWQDTIECLESLYQIDYPAYNIIVVDNDSRDDSLEKIRAYCKGEMEAGSKFTTYSSSNKPVEIFEFDENELESSVLLNSMEEIKNKPSARKLILIKNLKNYGFAKGNNIGIKFALEGLVSPYTMLLNNDTVVDKNFLQELVKVAESDDEIALVGSKIYYYDFNGKDDQIWCVGGKIDLNHYPGHYAVLEDVDIGSYQEPTLTVDWVSGAAMLIKAAKVPYNYLDEDFFFGCEDADLALKLHEQGFKAITALDSIVWHKIGASRKKGKLFKTTLSEIKTSLKFIKAHKKGYSRHLPLYYMQIISFYLSAFFNRIF from the coding sequence ATGCATCCCGAAGTTTCAATAATCCTATTAAACTGGAATGGCTGGCAGGACACCATAGAATGCCTGGAATCACTCTACCAAATTGACTATCCCGCTTATAATATCATTGTGGTGGACAACGATTCCCGGGATGATTCACTGGAAAAGATAAGAGCTTACTGTAAGGGTGAAATGGAGGCTGGATCAAAGTTTACCACTTACAGTTCATCCAATAAACCAGTGGAGATATTCGAATTTGATGAAAATGAACTGGAATCATCTGTTCTGCTTAATTCCATGGAAGAAATAAAAAATAAACCTTCTGCAAGGAAATTAATTCTGATTAAAAACCTGAAAAACTATGGATTTGCCAAGGGGAACAACATTGGAATTAAATTTGCACTGGAAGGGTTAGTATCTCCTTATACCATGCTTCTCAATAATGATACAGTGGTGGATAAGAATTTCCTCCAGGAACTGGTAAAGGTTGCAGAATCTGATGATGAGATCGCCCTGGTTGGTTCCAAGATTTACTACTACGACTTTAATGGGAAGGATGACCAGATATGGTGTGTGGGGGGTAAAATAGACCTGAACCACTACCCTGGACACTACGCAGTACTGGAAGATGTGGATATAGGATCCTATCAAGAACCAACCCTTACTGTGGACTGGGTTTCAGGCGCAGCCATGCTCATAAAGGCAGCTAAAGTTCCCTATAACTATCTAGATGAGGATTTCTTCTTTGGATGTGAAGATGCAGACCTGGCACTGAAACTCCATGAACAGGGTTTTAAGGCCATAACTGCACTAGATTCCATAGTATGGCACAAGATCGGTGCCTCAAGGAAGAAGGGTAAACTATTCAAAACCACGTTATCCGAGATTAAAACCAGTCTAAAATTTATTAAAGCCCATAAAAAAGGTTATAGTCGTCATTTACCCCTATACTATATGCAAATAATCAGTTTTTATTTATCTGCATTTTTTAACAGGATTTTTTAA
- a CDS encoding class I SAM-dependent methyltransferase, which produces MLIKKEFDFGWKKWLDPPFYADLAHNHQKGDILDVGCATCELYTFLKGKGWTGKYYGIDAVEYINYKYPPDVNLIIGKASEVEFPEVDTVILYNLLEHLDDPVNILAKSLKSTRDNVLINIPKRNEEMWVKYGLFEPHQLDKTHKHCGFSREDCYNMVDLAGGEIKIYHEVGEINALKGMPLWNNVIPRGINLLMSKIFSSKTYYHDIWCEIVPLK; this is translated from the coding sequence ATGTTAATTAAAAAAGAATTCGATTTTGGTTGGAAAAAATGGCTTGATCCTCCGTTCTATGCAGATTTAGCTCATAATCACCAGAAAGGTGACATATTAGATGTGGGGTGCGCAACCTGTGAATTATATACATTTTTAAAAGGTAAAGGCTGGACTGGGAAATATTATGGAATTGATGCAGTTGAATATATAAATTACAAGTATCCTCCTGATGTTAATCTGATTATAGGCAAAGCATCTGAAGTTGAATTTCCTGAAGTGGATACTGTAATTTTATATAACCTACTGGAACACTTAGATGACCCTGTGAACATACTTGCCAAATCATTAAAATCCACCAGAGATAACGTGCTTATTAACATTCCCAAAAGAAACGAGGAAATGTGGGTTAAATATGGTCTTTTCGAACCACATCAATTAGATAAAACCCATAAACACTGTGGATTTTCAAGGGAAGACTGTTACAATATGGTTGATCTTGCTGGGGGAGAAATAAAAATTTATCATGAGGTTGGAGAAATAAATGCACTGAAAGGAATGCCCCTGTGGAATAATGTCATTCCCCGTGGAATTAACCTGTTGATGAGTAAAATTTTTTCCTCAAAAACATATTACCATGATATCTGGTGTGAAATTGTACCCTTAAAATGA
- a CDS encoding glycosyltransferase family 1 protein, whose product MNVGILSWIIDRQRTGVDNYLYGTLEEMIKQGKSENITLIHHKKSDDPVYQHCKDVLIPHIPLKLTCYIGMPYAVRKANVDVLHFPAHWHTQSSAFFLNRNVKKVLTIHDLIPLLYPDSYSRNLARRWNNSLKLIINRADHIIAVSEKTREDCIKYLKIPSDEITVIPNGFSKAFYPIPNIGDVKNYIKTTYNLDKYILFAGRVEARKNITTLINAFYELKKSGFNHKLVIIGGMGWQHEKVLLEIKKLNLQDEVVFPGYVPEDDLVKFYNAADLFVYPSLYEGFGLPPLEAMACGTPVITSNTSSLPEVVGDAGIMVDPLDTTALSDAMFKVLDDPGLQSKLRDNGIIQSKEFSWQKTAQKTWQIYEKVLDEY is encoded by the coding sequence ATGAATGTAGGTATTCTTTCATGGATTATTGACCGGCAAAGAACCGGTGTGGATAACTACCTTTACGGTACACTGGAAGAGATGATCAAACAGGGAAAATCTGAAAACATTACCCTGATTCATCACAAAAAAAGTGACGATCCTGTCTACCAGCACTGTAAAGATGTATTAATCCCCCACATCCCCTTAAAACTCACCTGTTATATAGGAATGCCCTATGCAGTAAGGAAGGCCAATGTAGATGTCTTACACTTTCCAGCACATTGGCATACTCAGAGTTCAGCTTTTTTCCTGAACAGAAATGTTAAAAAGGTACTAACCATCCATGATCTCATACCTCTACTTTATCCAGATAGTTATTCACGTAACTTGGCCCGGCGGTGGAATAACTCCCTAAAACTAATAATTAACAGAGCGGACCATATAATTGCAGTTTCTGAAAAAACCAGGGAAGATTGCATAAAATATCTTAAAATACCCTCAGATGAGATTACTGTCATACCTAATGGATTTAGCAAGGCTTTCTATCCAATTCCCAATATTGGAGACGTAAAAAATTACATAAAAACCACATACAACTTGGATAAGTACATACTCTTTGCTGGAAGAGTTGAAGCAAGGAAAAATATCACCACACTAATAAATGCTTTCTACGAGCTGAAAAAATCCGGATTTAACCATAAATTAGTCATTATCGGTGGGATGGGCTGGCAACATGAAAAGGTACTCCTGGAAATTAAAAAATTGAATCTTCAAGATGAAGTGGTTTTCCCAGGATACGTCCCTGAAGACGACCTGGTCAAGTTCTATAATGCTGCAGATTTGTTCGTTTATCCCTCTTTGTATGAAGGTTTTGGTTTGCCTCCATTAGAAGCTATGGCCTGCGGTACTCCAGTGATCACTTCTAATACCTCGTCTCTGCCTGAAGTGGTTGGTGATGCGGGGATTATGGTTGATCCACTCGACACCACAGCCCTCTCAGATGCCATGTTTAAGGTGCTCGATGATCCTGGTCTTCAAAGTAAGTTGAGGGATAATGGTATTATCCAGTCCAAGGAGTTCAGCTGGCAGAAAACCGCCCAGAAAACCTGGCAAATTTATGAAAAAGTCTTAGATGAATATTAA